One Faecalispora anaeroviscerum genomic window carries:
- a CDS encoding PadR family transcriptional regulator, which yields MISSDVMRGYNDIMILFLLLEQDSYGYEISKEIQTRTRGTYNMKETTLYSAINRLEKSGYIASYHGSESFGKPRTYFTITNAGRLYYREKCDEWKLTRQIVDYFTSEKEENDHEHE from the coding sequence TTGATCAGCAGCGATGTCATGCGCGGCTACAACGACATTATGATTCTGTTTCTTCTTCTGGAGCAGGACTCATATGGATATGAAATCTCGAAAGAGATACAAACACGCACCAGAGGGACCTACAACATGAAAGAAACAACCCTGTATTCCGCTATCAACCGCCTGGAAAAAAGCGGATATATTGCAAGCTACCACGGTTCGGAATCCTTTGGCAAGCCCCGCACCTATTTTACTATTACCAATGCCGGAAGATTGTATTACCGCGAAAAATGCGATGAATGGAAGCTAACCAGGCAGATTGTGGACTATTTTACCAGTGAGAAAGAGGAGAACGACCATGAGCATGAGTAA
- a CDS encoding permease prefix domain 1-containing protein, with translation MSMSKIQIYVENSFASLPRTKEVAELKMNIVESMEERFDALLREGKNENEAFGAVISEFGSMDEIRQELGISEDSNSPAAPFSVGSYPPPIPEDLLRGYEAFRQQFAIAITAGVVCCILAIVMEQIFEALFGEGFLAITIFFLLIAVGVGVFVYFGMQKTYWEEQLQQYQPSGANYCKHHSASSKQNDTLASRLSGAIMMTATAVFLLLGFLFDLWHPGWVVFPIGGILCGIVSTLIGDRP, from the coding sequence ATGAGCATGAGTAAAATTCAAATTTATGTAGAAAATTCCTTTGCCTCTTTACCCCGCACCAAAGAGGTTGCCGAACTGAAAATGAACATTGTGGAAAGCATGGAAGAACGCTTTGATGCGCTCCTCCGGGAAGGAAAAAACGAAAACGAGGCCTTCGGGGCCGTAATCTCTGAATTCGGCAGCATGGACGAAATCCGGCAGGAGCTGGGTATTTCGGAAGATTCGAATTCCCCCGCAGCACCGTTTTCAGTGGGAAGCTACCCTCCTCCCATCCCTGAAGACCTGCTGCGTGGTTACGAGGCGTTCCGGCAACAGTTCGCGATTGCCATTACCGCGGGGGTTGTGTGCTGTATTCTAGCCATCGTGATGGAACAGATCTTCGAAGCACTTTTCGGCGAAGGTTTTCTGGCGATCACCATTTTCTTTCTCCTGATTGCCGTCGGCGTCGGCGTATTTGTCTATTTTGGAATGCAGAAAACCTATTGGGAGGAGCAGCTGCAGCAATACCAGCCTTCCGGAGCCAATTATTGCAAACATCACAGCGCTTCTTCGAAGCAGAATGATACGCTCGCAAGCCGTTTGAGCGGGGCGATTATGATGACAGCAACAGCGGTGTTCCTACTCCTCGGTTTCCTGTTTGATCTGTGGCACCCCGGCTGGGTGGTGTTCCCCATTGGTGGAATTTTGTGCGGAATTGTATCGACTTTGATCGGCGACAGGCCCTGA
- the ilvB gene encoding biosynthetic-type acetolactate synthase large subunit: MLLTGAQIIMECLLEQDATTLFGYPGGAVLNIYDALYEYRDKITHIETSHEQGAAHAADGYARASGKTGVCLATSGPGATNLVTGIATAYMDSVPMVAITGNVNLSLLGLDSFQEVDITGITMPITKHNFIVKDVGDLAFTLREAFRIAGTGRKGPVLVDIPKDVTAHKCEFTSERPNHTVSVPALPDESRLQQVLELLQECQRPFIYAGGGVIASDASDALHELAEKLDAPVSCSLMCQGGYDQTNERYLGMLGMHGTVSSALALKECDVLVAVGTRFSDRVICNADLFARGCRVVHIDIDSAEFNKNIYADLRLKGDARAILEALNSRLETAGRPEWMAQIKAWKQEYPLSQKAACESGVTPQYLLETLHRLAGDQLILSTEVGQHQMWTAQFYPFQRPRRMITSGGLGTMGFGLGAALGAQVAQPELRVVNVAGDGSFHMNCSELSTAAKYNIPVIELIINNNVLGMVRQWQKLFYDGRFSQTTLNKPTNYELLAEAFGVKAFTIRTCYDVELVLRQALEHQGPSLINCLVDSDMNVLPMVPAGSPAEDPILEIDEKEQQQ, translated from the coding sequence ATGCTGTTAACCGGCGCGCAGATTATTATGGAATGCTTACTGGAACAGGACGCCACTACCCTATTCGGGTATCCGGGAGGGGCGGTACTGAACATTTACGATGCTCTTTATGAGTACCGGGACAAAATTACTCATATTGAAACCTCTCATGAGCAGGGTGCGGCCCACGCCGCCGACGGATACGCCCGCGCCAGCGGCAAAACCGGAGTGTGCCTTGCCACCTCAGGCCCCGGCGCGACAAACCTTGTAACCGGCATTGCCACCGCCTATATGGATTCCGTTCCGATGGTCGCTATTACGGGGAACGTGAATCTGAGCCTTTTGGGTCTGGACAGCTTTCAGGAGGTGGACATCACCGGAATTACAATGCCCATCACCAAGCACAACTTCATCGTCAAGGATGTAGGCGATCTGGCGTTCACTCTGCGCGAAGCGTTCCGCATCGCCGGAACCGGTAGAAAAGGCCCCGTTCTGGTGGATATTCCGAAGGATGTGACGGCACACAAATGCGAATTCACGTCCGAGCGCCCGAACCACACGGTCAGCGTACCCGCTTTGCCCGATGAGAGCAGGTTGCAGCAGGTTCTGGAGCTGCTTCAGGAATGCCAGCGCCCCTTTATTTACGCGGGCGGCGGCGTGATCGCTTCCGATGCTTCCGATGCTCTGCATGAGCTTGCTGAAAAATTGGATGCCCCCGTTTCCTGCTCCCTGATGTGCCAGGGCGGGTATGACCAGACCAATGAGCGGTACCTTGGCATGCTCGGCATGCACGGAACGGTTTCCTCCGCTCTGGCCCTAAAGGAATGCGACGTGCTGGTCGCGGTCGGCACCCGTTTTTCGGATCGCGTGATCTGCAACGCAGATTTGTTCGCGCGCGGCTGCCGCGTGGTACACATCGACATCGACTCCGCCGAATTCAATAAAAACATCTACGCCGATCTTCGCCTGAAGGGGGATGCCCGCGCGATACTGGAAGCGCTGAACAGCCGCCTCGAAACAGCCGGACGCCCCGAATGGATGGCGCAGATCAAGGCGTGGAAGCAGGAATATCCGCTCTCGCAAAAGGCCGCCTGCGAAAGCGGCGTAACCCCGCAGTATCTGCTCGAAACGCTTCACCGCCTGGCCGGGGATCAGCTGATCCTTTCCACCGAGGTGGGCCAGCACCAAATGTGGACCGCGCAGTTTTACCCCTTCCAGAGGCCACGCCGCATGATTACCTCCGGTGGGCTGGGTACCATGGGCTTCGGCCTGGGCGCGGCGCTCGGTGCGCAGGTGGCACAGCCGGAGCTGCGAGTGGTCAACGTGGCGGGCGACGGCAGCTTTCATATGAACTGCAGCGAGCTTTCCACCGCCGCTAAGTACAACATCCCTGTAATTGAGCTGATTATCAACAACAATGTGCTGGGCATGGTGCGCCAATGGCAAAAGCTGTTTTACGATGGCCGCTTCTCTCAGACAACACTGAATAAGCCGACGAACTATGAACTTTTGGCCGAAGCCTTTGGCGTAAAGGCCTTTACCATCCGCACCTGCTACGATGTGGAGCTCGTTCTGCGCCAGGCGCTGGAGCATCAGGGGCCGTCGCTGATCAACTGCCTGGTAGACAGCGATATGAACGTTCTGCCCATGGTGCCCGCAGGGTCCCCGGCGGAAGATCCCATTTTGGAAATCGACGAAAAGGAGCAGCAGCAATGA
- the ilvN gene encoding acetolactate synthase small subunit — protein sequence MSDTKVTEYILSVRAKNTPGVLLRISGLFSRRCYNISSIVAAQTEDEQYSEMIIVVQGDDRIVRQVDKQLSKLEEIEQVTVLERDSAVVREHLLLRVRRTPENSEFLVTLANAFHASILQVSPTTMILELVGDATALNSLIELCKPYQIEQILRTGAMAMSTQGVEAC from the coding sequence ATGAGTGACACAAAAGTAACAGAGTACATTTTGTCGGTTCGCGCCAAAAACACCCCCGGCGTTCTGCTTCGCATCTCTGGCCTGTTCAGCCGCCGGTGCTACAATATCAGCAGCATCGTGGCCGCCCAGACGGAGGATGAGCAGTATTCCGAAATGATTATCGTTGTGCAGGGCGATGACCGCATCGTTCGCCAGGTAGATAAACAGCTGAGCAAGCTAGAGGAAATTGAGCAGGTAACCGTTCTGGAAAGGGACAGCGCGGTGGTGCGAGAGCATCTACTGCTACGCGTTCGCCGCACACCCGAAAACAGCGAGTTTCTCGTCACGCTGGCCAACGCGTTCCACGCTTCTATTTTGCAGGTTTCCCCCACCACGATGATTTTGGAGCTGGTAGGCGACGCTACGGCGCTGAACAGCCTGATCGAGTTGTGCAAGCCGTACCAGATTGAACAGATTCTTCGCACAGGAGCAATGGCCATGAGTACTCAGGGGGTAGAAGCATGCTGA
- the ilvA gene encoding threonine ammonia-lyase: MLTLDKIYHAAFVLKDVIRQTDLIHAPKIRTDCEVYLKTENLQVTGSFKVRGAYYKISRLSPEEREHGVIACSAGNHAQGVALAATRSGIQSRICIPNSAPISKVEATRAYGAQVELVDGVYDDAYQRALQIQEETGSTFIHPFDDEDVIAGQGTIGLEILSQLPDVDAVIVPVGGGGLISGVAYAIKSLNPNCKVYGVQSSGAPSMVQALAHHQVECLNGVCTIADGIAVKQPGDLTYSICDQYVDGIVTVTDDEISTAILTLIEQQKLIAEGAGAVSVAAALFDKLDLKGKKVVCLVSGGNIDVTILSRIINRGLVKAGRSCDMTLELVDKPGQLKEVSAIIADLGGNVVAVRHDHSGEGSDINGCTLRIVMETRNHQHIEEIRNALLAAGYRMFEH, from the coding sequence ATGCTGACCTTAGATAAAATATACCACGCCGCATTTGTTTTAAAGGATGTCATTCGCCAGACCGATCTGATCCACGCACCGAAAATCCGTACCGACTGCGAGGTTTACCTGAAAACAGAAAACCTTCAGGTTACCGGTTCCTTTAAGGTACGCGGAGCTTACTATAAAATCTCACGCCTCAGCCCGGAGGAACGGGAGCATGGCGTAATCGCCTGTTCCGCCGGAAACCACGCGCAGGGAGTTGCTTTGGCGGCTACCAGAAGTGGTATTCAATCCCGAATCTGTATTCCGAATTCCGCCCCCATCTCAAAGGTGGAAGCCACTCGCGCATACGGTGCGCAGGTGGAACTGGTGGACGGTGTGTACGACGACGCATACCAGCGCGCGCTCCAGATTCAGGAGGAAACCGGCAGCACCTTCATCCACCCGTTTGACGACGAGGACGTGATTGCAGGTCAGGGCACCATCGGCCTTGAAATTTTGAGCCAGCTTCCCGACGTAGACGCGGTCATTGTCCCGGTGGGGGGCGGCGGACTGATTTCCGGCGTGGCCTATGCCATTAAGTCGCTGAACCCCAACTGCAAGGTATACGGCGTACAGTCCAGCGGCGCGCCGTCTATGGTGCAGGCGCTGGCCCATCATCAGGTGGAGTGCCTGAACGGCGTGTGTACGATCGCGGACGGCATTGCCGTCAAACAGCCCGGTGACCTGACCTATTCCATCTGTGATCAATATGTTGATGGCATAGTGACCGTAACCGACGATGAAATTTCCACCGCCATTCTGACGCTGATTGAGCAGCAGAAGCTGATTGCCGAGGGAGCAGGCGCCGTTTCGGTAGCCGCCGCCCTGTTCGACAAGCTGGATTTGAAGGGCAAAAAGGTCGTTTGCCTTGTTTCCGGCGGCAACATCGATGTGACGATTTTGTCCCGCATCATCAACCGCGGCCTAGTTAAGGCCGGCCGTTCCTGCGACATGACGCTGGAGCTGGTCGACAAGCCCGGCCAACTCAAAGAGGTTTCGGCTATCATCGCGGATCTGGGCGGCAACGTGGTGGCGGTGCGCCACGACCATTCCGGTGAGGGCAGCGACATCAACGGCTGCACCCTGCGCATTGTAATGGAAACACGCAACCACCAGCACATTGAAGAAATCCGCAATGCCCTTCTTGCGGCCGGATACCGGATGTTCGAACACTAA
- the spoIIID gene encoding sporulation transcriptional regulator SpoIIID: MKGIVEERAVELGEYIIENNATVRKAAKKFGVSKSTVHKDVAERLKYVDPQLYKEVKNVLEINKAQRHIRGGMATRMKYKKD, from the coding sequence GTGAAAGGCATAGTAGAAGAGCGAGCCGTAGAGCTGGGAGAATACATCATAGAGAACAACGCGACCGTTCGAAAAGCCGCGAAAAAATTCGGCGTCAGCAAGTCCACTGTACATAAAGATGTGGCGGAGCGTCTGAAATATGTTGATCCGCAGCTGTACAAAGAAGTGAAGAATGTGCTGGAGATCAACAAGGCTCAGCGCCATATTCGCGGCGGCATGGCCACCAGAATGAAATACAAAAAAGACTGA
- a CDS encoding cytidylate kinase-like family protein: protein MKKFVITIAREYGSGGRTVGKLLAEELGVPFYDRELLRMASDESGINETLFAKADETLKSTVLWKAFRKSYFGEPIPPDSEDFVSNSNLFQLQSKVIRELAAQESCVIIGRCADYILRDMDHVLKIYVHAPMESCMERARVFHPNLSDSELRRLIQKIDKRRAEYYEYFTGSHWKNADNYDLCFNSSQLSWDQCVLLVKAYLDIKLG from the coding sequence ATGAAAAAGTTTGTGATTACGATCGCGCGTGAGTACGGCAGCGGCGGCAGAACGGTCGGCAAATTGCTGGCCGAGGAGCTGGGCGTTCCGTTTTATGACAGAGAACTGCTGCGCATGGCGTCTGACGAAAGCGGAATTAACGAGACCCTGTTTGCCAAAGCAGACGAAACTCTGAAAAGCACTGTGCTGTGGAAGGCGTTCCGCAAATCGTATTTCGGCGAGCCCATTCCGCCGGACAGCGAGGATTTTGTATCTAACAGCAATCTGTTTCAGCTTCAGTCTAAAGTGATTCGCGAGTTGGCCGCGCAGGAATCCTGTGTCATCATTGGCCGCTGTGCGGATTATATCCTTCGGGATATGGATCATGTTCTGAAAATTTATGTTCACGCGCCGATGGAATCCTGCATGGAGCGTGCCAGGGTATTTCACCCCAATCTTTCAGACTCGGAACTGCGCCGCCTGATTCAGAAAATTGATAAGCGCCGTGCGGAATACTACGAGTATTTTACCGGAAGCCACTGGAAAAACGCGGATAACTATGATTTGTGCTTTAACAGCAGCCAGCTTTCGTGGGATCAGTGTGTGCTGCTGGTCAAGGCGTATTTGGATATTAAGCTGGGCTGA
- a CDS encoding leucine-rich repeat domain-containing protein, protein MKKYKLLTLVIGFVLAVSAFSAPTVFAASSDFKISNGVLTKYSGNDTTVKIPSTVTEIGASAFSGNNRIAYVTIPDSVETIDEKAFYDCSRLASVSMPSSVDTIGSRAFAECPKLNYITLPKKLTEISDGLFSGCTALSDVTIPSNVTTIEDAAFYNSGITSISIPPDVKTIEANAFSYCSKLTSVSFRSGLTTLGQEAFSYCKALTSVSLPRTISEMDDSVFSYCTALKSATLPDGMEELPEKTFFNCTALTSVTFPRSLYSIGERAFYNCRALASVSLPTLLEEIKSEAFAYCVNLTSVKLPQYLSTLGEGSFSYCSRLQSVNIPAELGTLEDDLFAYDQLLSSVTIEDGLKGIGDGVFYDCSKLYTLVVPDSVQDIGKSVFGDNTTLRGSTDSYVRAYASSKGYTFKLTSDTSSDIPAGANTGTNTGSTTNTDLTYNGVQYTGSVMIDTNTYTMAPGNIYDIGVALAGNAYTKTINVYSSRTGIATVRRLANGNYRVTGKTPGTCYVVVDVLSGSTVLNHISIRFDIANNVTQHGQAARNRSYFN, encoded by the coding sequence ATGAAAAAATACAAACTGTTGACCTTGGTCATCGGTTTCGTATTGGCTGTATCGGCTTTTTCCGCACCGACTGTATTCGCCGCATCCAGCGATTTTAAAATATCAAACGGAGTGCTGACGAAGTATAGCGGAAACGACACTACCGTGAAAATCCCGTCCACTGTTACGGAAATCGGTGCCAGTGCGTTTTCTGGCAATAACAGGATTGCTTATGTGACGATTCCGGATTCCGTTGAAACGATTGATGAAAAGGCCTTCTATGACTGCAGCCGGCTCGCCTCGGTATCGATGCCCAGCAGTGTTGATACCATCGGCAGCCGCGCCTTTGCGGAATGCCCCAAACTTAATTATATTACTCTGCCGAAAAAACTGACGGAGATCAGCGATGGCTTGTTCAGCGGCTGCACCGCTTTAAGCGACGTCACAATTCCGTCGAACGTAACCACGATTGAGGACGCGGCCTTCTATAATTCCGGCATTACAAGTATATCGATCCCACCGGATGTAAAAACTATTGAAGCAAACGCATTCAGCTACTGCTCCAAGCTCACGAGCGTCAGCTTCCGCAGCGGCCTTACTACGCTCGGGCAGGAAGCGTTCAGCTACTGCAAGGCGTTGACCTCTGTTTCTCTTCCCCGCACCATTTCAGAGATGGACGATTCCGTCTTTAGCTACTGCACGGCACTGAAAAGCGCAACCCTGCCGGACGGCATGGAGGAACTGCCGGAAAAAACCTTTTTTAACTGCACTGCTTTAACGAGTGTAACTTTTCCGCGTTCGCTCTATTCGATTGGAGAACGCGCGTTTTACAATTGCCGCGCGCTGGCAAGCGTTTCGCTGCCCACTCTGCTGGAAGAGATAAAATCAGAAGCGTTTGCTTACTGTGTCAACCTAACTTCCGTTAAGCTCCCCCAGTATCTTTCCACTCTGGGAGAGGGCTCGTTCTCTTACTGCTCACGCCTGCAGTCCGTGAATATTCCCGCAGAACTCGGAACTCTGGAGGATGATCTGTTTGCTTACGATCAGCTGCTCAGCTCCGTTACGATAGAGGACGGCCTGAAGGGAATCGGCGACGGTGTATTCTATGACTGCTCAAAGCTCTATACCCTCGTTGTTCCGGACAGTGTACAGGACATCGGCAAGAGCGTGTTCGGGGACAACACCACGCTGCGCGGCTCCACCGATTCGTATGTGCGCGCATACGCAAGCAGCAAAGGGTATACCTTTAAGCTGACCAGCGATACCTCCTCCGACATTCCCGCCGGAGCGAATACCGGAACCAATACCGGCTCAACCACCAATACTGATCTGACCTACAACGGAGTACAGTACACCGGCTCTGTGATGATCGACACGAACACCTATACCATGGCTCCCGGCAACATCTACGATATTGGCGTTGCCCTTGCCGGAAACGCCTACACGAAAACCATCAACGTTTATTCCAGCCGCACCGGGATTGCCACCGTGCGGAGGCTGGCCAACGGCAATTACCGCGTAACGGGAAAAACCCCCGGCACCTGCTATGTTGTAGTAGATGTGCTGAGCGGCTCTACCGTACTGAATCACATTTCCATCCGCTTTGACATAGCGAACAATGTGACACAGCACGGGCAGGCAGCACGCAACCGCAGCTACTTTAACTGA
- a CDS encoding amino acid ABC transporter substrate-binding protein, whose protein sequence is MKKLLALFLALTVSVGMTACGQGNQSASSAAGADESWSKVEKAGTLVIGLDDAFPPMGYKDTKTGELIGFDIDLAKEACKRLGVQLKLQPIDWSNKQAELDNGNVDCLWNGFSKTPERAEAMALSIPYMSNNQIILVKTDSNYQSLKDLSGKIIGVQSDSSAEAALNAVENKDFKSSLKQVVQIDDYTKAILEIQNGTIDAISIDEVVARFYLKNQPGAFRILEDGGTVISLASEDYVVGMRKNDSALKDKIDETLRAMAKDGTMKTISEKWFGEDVTTVDVK, encoded by the coding sequence ATGAAAAAATTACTGGCTCTTTTCCTTGCTCTTACAGTATCGGTGGGCATGACTGCCTGCGGACAGGGAAATCAGTCGGCTTCCTCAGCAGCCGGCGCAGACGAATCCTGGAGCAAGGTAGAAAAAGCAGGTACTCTGGTTATTGGACTGGACGACGCATTCCCCCCGATGGGCTATAAAGACACTAAAACCGGCGAACTGATCGGCTTCGATATCGACTTGGCCAAAGAAGCCTGCAAGCGCCTTGGCGTGCAGCTGAAGCTTCAGCCGATTGACTGGAGCAACAAGCAGGCCGAGCTGGACAATGGTAATGTAGACTGCCTGTGGAACGGCTTCAGCAAAACTCCCGAACGGGCCGAGGCGATGGCTTTGAGCATTCCCTATATGAGCAATAATCAGATTATTCTGGTCAAGACAGATTCCAACTACCAGTCTCTCAAGGATTTGAGCGGCAAGATTATCGGCGTACAGAGCGATTCTTCTGCTGAAGCAGCGCTGAACGCAGTGGAAAACAAGGATTTCAAAAGCTCCTTGAAGCAGGTCGTACAAATCGACGACTACACCAAGGCCATTCTGGAAATTCAGAACGGCACGATTGACGCGATCTCGATTGATGAGGTAGTCGCACGTTTCTACCTGAAGAATCAGCCCGGCGCATTCCGCATTCTGGAAGATGGTGGAACGGTAATCTCTCTGGCTTCTGAAGATTATGTGGTCGGCATGCGTAAAAACGACTCTGCGCTGAAGGACAAGATTGACGAAACCCTGCGCGCAATGGCGAAGGACGGCACAATGAAAACCATTTCTGAAAAATGGTTCGGCGAAGATGTGACAACGGTAGACGTGAAATAA
- a CDS encoding amino acid ABC transporter permease produces the protein MNYQVLLTEMFTATLMSLQIFFFTLIVSLPLGLLVALGRMSKLKIVNLPVRFYILIMRGTPLMLQLLFMFYALKPLLGIQLDRVLAAELAFALNYAAYFAEIYRGGLESIPKGQLEAAKVLGYTKSQSFFHIILPQVIKRIIPPMGNEFITLVKDTSLAQVIGVVELLKVTSQWVASAVDMTPLVIAGLFYLVMNGIVTRAFTVLENRLSYYQ, from the coding sequence ATGAATTATCAGGTGCTATTAACAGAGATGTTTACAGCAACGCTGATGTCTCTGCAAATCTTCTTTTTCACCCTGATTGTCTCGCTTCCTTTGGGACTTTTGGTGGCACTGGGCAGAATGTCGAAACTAAAAATCGTCAATCTGCCCGTGCGCTTCTACATATTAATCATGCGCGGTACCCCACTGATGCTGCAGCTGCTGTTTATGTTTTACGCATTAAAGCCCCTCCTCGGAATCCAGCTAGATCGCGTATTGGCTGCTGAGCTGGCGTTTGCCCTGAACTACGCCGCTTATTTTGCTGAGATTTACCGCGGTGGGCTGGAATCTATTCCCAAGGGCCAGCTGGAGGCCGCGAAGGTTTTGGGGTACACCAAATCGCAGTCCTTTTTTCATATTATTCTGCCACAGGTGATCAAGCGGATTATCCCCCCAATGGGGAACGAATTTATTACCCTGGTAAAAGACACCTCTCTGGCACAGGTCATCGGCGTTGTGGAGCTGCTGAAGGTTACCTCCCAGTGGGTCGCGAGTGCGGTAGATATGACTCCCCTGGTGATCGCCGGGCTGTTCTACCTGGTAATGAACGGGATTGTCACCCGGGCATTCACAGTGCTGGAAAACCGGCTAAGCTATTACCAATAA
- a CDS encoding amino acid ABC transporter ATP-binding protein, translated as MSQTILTATDIKKCFDGEEILKGISLEVKQGEVLAIIGPSGSGKSTLLRCIAQLENVDSGFISVCGDVLVQNGPDGKAVYSSPEQCRKVGLHLGLVFQNFNLFPHYSVLKNITDAPVRVLQKSREQATATAMELLKKMGLSEKADAYPYQLSGGQQQRVSIARALAMNPEILFFDEPTSALDPELTGEILRVMRQLAAEHMTMVVVTHEMQFAHDVADHVIFMDGGTVLENGTPDEIFSHTRNERTKTFLSRFTE; from the coding sequence ATGAGTCAGACGATTTTGACTGCAACAGATATCAAAAAGTGCTTTGACGGAGAGGAAATCCTCAAGGGGATCTCTCTAGAGGTGAAGCAGGGCGAGGTGCTCGCCATTATCGGGCCGTCCGGCTCAGGCAAAAGCACGCTGCTGCGTTGCATTGCGCAGCTGGAAAACGTGGATTCGGGCTTTATTTCCGTCTGCGGTGACGTATTGGTACAAAACGGCCCTGACGGGAAGGCTGTCTATTCTTCCCCTGAGCAGTGCCGTAAAGTCGGTCTGCACTTGGGGCTGGTATTCCAAAACTTCAACCTGTTCCCGCATTACAGCGTACTGAAAAACATTACTGATGCGCCGGTGCGCGTTTTACAGAAAAGCCGTGAACAAGCCACCGCGACCGCGATGGAGCTGCTGAAAAAAATGGGGCTCTCTGAAAAAGCGGACGCTTACCCATATCAACTTTCCGGCGGGCAGCAGCAGCGGGTTTCGATTGCCCGGGCGCTGGCCATGAATCCGGAAATCCTGTTTTTTGACGAACCAACCTCGGCTCTTGACCCCGAGCTGACAGGCGAAATTCTTCGGGTCATGCGTCAGCTGGCCGCAGAGCACATGACTATGGTTGTAGTAACACACGAAATGCAGTTTGCCCACGACGTGGCCGACCACGTGATTTTCATGGACGGCGGCACGGTTCTGGAAAACGGCACGCCGGATGAAATTTTCTCTCACACCCGCAACGAGCGCACCAAAACCTTTCTGTCGCGCTTTACCGAATGA
- a CDS encoding N-formylglutamate amidohydrolase, which produces MEYFTVLNENRHQFPLVIDLPHSGTFVPPHIRSRMLNMACLSNTDWFLPELYDFLPAMGCTTIVNHLSRYVVDVNRPTAGAKDGDYRNTVVYQQNTQGSPLYAIPLKEEEINERITQYYQPYHRALENLLRAKLQVFPSVLLLDLHSFFINFANGGDQDIYLSNRRGATSSEQTLQGLHKGFAAQGYTVLDNAIMGGHIIRNYRELFGERFEGILVELRYTKYIEERYFGEEEITTRNEALFEEARRKLEAIFTQLPFKK; this is translated from the coding sequence ATGGAATATTTTACGGTTCTGAATGAAAATCGACATCAATTTCCGCTGGTAATTGATTTGCCTCACAGTGGGACATTCGTTCCCCCGCATATCAGAAGCCGCATGCTTAATATGGCATGCCTGTCCAACACAGATTGGTTTTTGCCGGAGCTTTACGACTTTCTTCCTGCAATGGGCTGTACAACCATTGTCAACCACTTAAGCCGGTATGTGGTAGATGTCAACCGCCCAACAGCAGGAGCAAAGGATGGAGATTATCGCAACACAGTGGTTTATCAGCAGAATACGCAGGGCAGTCCTCTGTATGCGATTCCGCTGAAGGAGGAAGAAATCAATGAACGGATCACACAATATTATCAGCCGTACCACCGGGCGCTGGAAAATCTGCTAAGGGCGAAACTGCAGGTGTTTCCGTCGGTCCTTTTACTGGATCTACATAGTTTTTTCATTAATTTTGCAAATGGCGGTGATCAGGATATCTATTTATCGAACCGGCGCGGAGCGACCTCCTCAGAACAGACCCTGCAAGGCCTCCACAAGGGCTTTGCAGCACAGGGCTATACCGTTCTGGATAATGCCATTATGGGCGGACACATCATTCGCAATTACCGTGAGCTATTTGGGGAACGATTTGAGGGAATACTGGTAGAGCTTCGATATACGAAATATATTGAGGAACGTTATTTTGGAGAAGAAGAAATCACCACTCGTAATGAGGCATTGTTCGAGGAAGCAAGAAGAAAACTGGAAGCAATATTTACACAGCTTCCCTTTAAAAAGTAA